One region of Bradyrhizobium betae genomic DNA includes:
- a CDS encoding Rne/Rng family ribonuclease — MPNKMLIDATHPEETRVVVVRGNRVEEFDFETAQRKQLRGNIYLAKVTRVEPSLQAAFVEYGGNRHGFLAFSEIHPDYYQIPVADRQALIEAEEQAHREAEEESENRSHGRRRSRHRNSRRRSQGERVRSDIVEGADLAAQPVDGEARLEHAEGASHEGEHLHADAEHHGEHEGHDHHDHDHGEHDHDHHHHAHDDDHHHAHDHDDHGHDGEHDHHDHDHTDETPAPVAAFGAEPVVATETAAEPREAAASEAHAEALAEAVTAAAEPADTVYAAGESNEAPHHDSEEEDDDEDEDDEDAEEEVVESVGGDDVLEEVPARTFRPRRQYKIQEVIKRRQVMLVQVVKEERGNKGAALTTYLSLAGRYAVLMPNTARGGGISRKITSAQDRSRLKEVVQDLDVPEGMGIILRTAGAARTKPEIKRDFEYLIRMWETVRDLTLKSQAPTLVYEEGSLIKRSLRDLYNKEIDEISVAGEAGYREARDFMKMLMPANVSAVKQYRDGQPLFSRMGVESQLDAMFSPTVQLRSGGYIVINQTEALVSIDVNSGRSTREHHIEDTALKTNLEASEEVARQLRLRDLAGLIVIDFIDMDEKRNNRAVERKLSDCLRQDRARIQVGRISHFGLLEMSRQRIRASMLESSTDPCPHCGGTGHLRSVSSVALQLLRGLEEILMKGATHNLVVRTRTDVALYVLNHKRGHLRDLENGFKVSLSVIADPSVSGPQAYLIDRGEQVHTLEAAKALLVAQAAVSPPLAVEEAYDDEEFDPETESEVETEETEGLTEEQAAGDAATEQDGQRRKRRRRRRGRGQRDGELREDSPPTLPEPAIAAGEGEEDTESEQDGGEDGEEQAARGEQQGSGDRRRRRGRRGGRRRRGGNEEGLAGSIGDELGGNAPPEASDAVADFDGASGEAAPSIAHSEHVNIVEPQVAQPEPRVEPQAEAPAQPQLLVADEEPADDKAARRRSTVREKVSFLSGSSSEPAAPVASAPEPVAPPPPAPEPGPEAATETSSAPRRAGWWSRRFGGGE; from the coding sequence AGCGAAATCCATCCCGACTACTACCAGATCCCGGTTGCCGACCGGCAGGCGCTGATCGAGGCCGAAGAACAGGCCCATCGCGAAGCCGAGGAAGAGAGCGAGAACCGCTCCCACGGCCGCCGCCGCTCACGCCACCGCAACTCCCGCCGTCGCAGCCAGGGCGAACGCGTCCGCAGCGACATCGTCGAAGGCGCCGATCTGGCGGCCCAGCCGGTCGACGGCGAGGCCCGGCTGGAGCACGCCGAGGGCGCTTCGCACGAAGGCGAGCATCTGCACGCCGATGCGGAGCATCACGGCGAGCACGAAGGACACGATCATCACGACCACGACCATGGCGAACATGATCACGACCATCATCATCATGCCCATGATGACGATCACCATCACGCCCACGATCATGATGATCATGGTCATGACGGCGAGCACGATCATCACGACCATGATCATACCGACGAGACCCCCGCGCCTGTCGCAGCCTTTGGCGCCGAGCCCGTGGTTGCGACCGAGACCGCCGCCGAGCCGCGCGAAGCTGCCGCCTCCGAGGCGCACGCCGAGGCCCTGGCCGAAGCCGTGACCGCCGCGGCGGAACCGGCCGATACGGTGTACGCCGCCGGCGAGAGCAATGAGGCCCCTCATCACGACTCCGAAGAGGAGGATGATGACGAGGACGAGGATGACGAGGACGCCGAAGAGGAAGTCGTCGAATCCGTCGGCGGTGACGACGTGCTCGAAGAGGTGCCGGCACGCACCTTCCGCCCGCGCCGCCAGTACAAGATTCAGGAAGTCATCAAGCGCCGCCAGGTGATGCTGGTGCAGGTGGTCAAGGAAGAGCGCGGCAACAAGGGCGCAGCGCTGACGACCTATCTCTCGCTCGCCGGCCGCTATGCCGTGTTGATGCCCAACACCGCGCGCGGCGGCGGCATCAGCCGCAAGATCACCAGCGCGCAGGACCGTTCCCGCCTGAAGGAAGTGGTGCAGGACCTCGACGTGCCCGAGGGTATGGGCATCATCCTGCGCACCGCAGGCGCCGCCCGCACCAAGCCCGAGATCAAGCGCGACTTCGAATATCTGATCCGGATGTGGGAGACGGTGCGCGACCTGACGCTGAAGTCGCAGGCCCCGACCCTCGTCTACGAGGAAGGCTCGCTGATCAAGCGGTCGTTGCGCGACCTCTACAACAAGGAAATCGACGAGATCTCGGTTGCCGGCGAAGCCGGTTACCGCGAGGCGCGCGACTTCATGAAGATGCTGATGCCCGCCAATGTCAGCGCGGTGAAGCAGTATCGCGACGGCCAGCCGCTGTTCTCGCGGATGGGCGTCGAGAGTCAGCTGGACGCGATGTTCTCGCCGACGGTGCAGCTGCGCTCCGGCGGCTATATCGTGATCAACCAGACCGAGGCGCTGGTCTCGATCGACGTCAACTCCGGCCGATCGACCCGAGAGCATCACATCGAGGACACCGCGCTCAAGACCAATCTGGAGGCGTCCGAAGAGGTCGCCCGCCAGCTTCGCCTGCGTGACCTCGCCGGCCTGATCGTCATCGACTTCATCGACATGGACGAGAAGCGCAACAACCGCGCGGTCGAGCGCAAGCTGTCCGATTGCCTCAGGCAGGACCGCGCGCGCATCCAGGTCGGCCGCATCTCGCATTTCGGCCTGCTCGAGATGTCGCGCCAGCGCATCCGTGCCAGCATGCTCGAGAGTTCGACTGATCCCTGCCCGCATTGCGGCGGCACCGGCCATTTGCGATCGGTGTCCTCGGTCGCGCTCCAGCTCCTGCGCGGCCTTGAAGAAATCCTGATGAAGGGCGCGACCCATAATCTGGTGGTCCGCACCCGCACCGACGTCGCGCTCTATGTGCTCAACCACAAGCGCGGTCATCTGCGCGATCTCGAAAACGGCTTCAAGGTCTCTTTGTCGGTCATCGCCGACCCCAGCGTGAGCGGCCCGCAGGCCTATCTCATTGACCGCGGCGAGCAGGTGCACACGCTCGAAGCCGCCAAGGCGCTGCTCGTGGCGCAGGCGGCCGTTAGCCCGCCGCTGGCCGTTGAAGAGGCCTATGACGACGAGGAATTCGATCCAGAGACCGAATCCGAGGTCGAGACCGAGGAGACCGAAGGTCTCACCGAAGAGCAGGCTGCCGGCGACGCCGCGACCGAGCAGGACGGCCAGCGCCGCAAGCGCCGCCGCCGCCGCCGCGGCCGTGGCCAGCGCGACGGTGAGCTTCGCGAGGACAGCCCGCCCACCCTTCCCGAACCGGCCATTGCGGCCGGCGAAGGCGAGGAGGATACCGAATCCGAGCAGGATGGCGGCGAGGACGGCGAGGAGCAGGCAGCCCGTGGCGAGCAGCAGGGTAGCGGCGATCGCCGCCGCCGGCGCGGTCGCCGTGGCGGACGCCGTCGGCGCGGTGGCAACGAGGAAGGTCTCGCCGGCTCTATCGGCGACGAACTCGGCGGCAATGCGCCTCCGGAAGCGAGCGACGCCGTCGCCGATTTCGACGGGGCGAGCGGCGAGGCTGCGCCCTCGATCGCGCATTCCGAGCACGTCAACATTGTCGAGCCGCAGGTCGCTCAGCCTGAGCCACGCGTCGAGCCGCAAGCCGAAGCGCCGGCCCAGCCCCAGCTCCTGGTTGCAGACGAAGAGCCCGCCGACGATAAGGCCGCGCGGCGCCGCTCCACGGTCCGTGAAAAGGTGAGCTTCCTGTCGGGCAGCTCGAGCGAGCCCGCAGCACCGGTTGCATCGGCGCCGGAGCCGGTTGCTCCGCCTCCGCCTGCGCCTGAACCCGGACCGGAAGCGGCGACCGAAACATCGAGCGCACCGCGGCGCGCCGGCTGGTGGTCGCGCCGGTTCGGCGGCGGCGAATAA